A stretch of the Cervus canadensis isolate Bull #8, Minnesota chromosome 16, ASM1932006v1, whole genome shotgun sequence genome encodes the following:
- the PRKAA1 gene encoding 5'-AMP-activated protein kinase catalytic subunit alpha-1 isoform X3, whose product MVVHRDLKPENVLLDAHMNAKIADFGLSNMMSDGEFLRTSCGSPNYAAPEVISGRLYAGPEVDIWSSGVILYALLCGTLPFDDDHVPTLFKKICDGIFYTPQYLNPSVISLLKHMLQVDPMKRATIKDIREHEWFKQDLPKYLFPEDPSYSSTMIDDEALKEVCEKFECSEEEVLSCLYNRNHQDPLAVAYHLIIDNRRIMNEAKDFYLATSPPDSFLDDHHLTRPHPERVPFLVAETPRARHTLDELNPQKSKHQGVRKAKWHLGIRSQSRPNDIMAEVCRAIKQLDYEWKVVNPYYLRVRRKNPVTSTYSKMSLQLYQVDSRTYLLDFRSIDDEITEAKSGTATPQRSGSVSNYRACQRNDSDAEAQGKSSEASLTSSVTSLDSSPVELTPRPGSHTIEFFEMCANLIKILAQ is encoded by the exons ATGGTGGTCCACAGAGATTTGAAACCTGAAAACGTCCTGCTTGATGCACACATGAATGCAAAGATAGCTGATTTTG GTCTTTCAAACATGATGTCAGATGGTGAATTTTTAAGAACAAGTTGTGGCTCACCCAACTATGCTGCACCAGAAGTAATTTCAGGAAG ATTGTATGCTGGTCCAGAGGTGGATATATGGAGCAGTGGGGTTATCCTCTACGCTTTATTATGTGGAACCCTTCCATTTGATGATGATCATGTGCCAACTCTTTTTAAGAAGATATGTGACGGGATCTTTTATACCCCTCAGTATTTAAATCCTTCTGTGATTAGCCTTTTGAAACATATGCTGCAGGTGGATCCCATGAAGAGAGCCACAATCAAAGATATCAG GGAACATGAATGGTTTAAACAGGACCTTCCAAAATATCTCTTTCCTGAGGATCCATCGTATAGCTCAACCATGATTGATGATGAAGCCTTAAAAGAAGTATGTGAAAAATTTGAGTGCTCAGAAGAGGAGGTTCTCAGCTGCCTTTATAACAGAAATCACCAGGACCCTTTGGCAGTTGCCTACCACCTCATAATAGATAACAGGAGGATAATGAATGAGGCCAAAGATTTTTACTTGGCAACaagcccaccagattcctttCTTGACGATCACCACTTGACCCGGCCCCATCCTGAAAGAGTACCATTCTTGGTTGCTGAAACTCCCAGGGCGCGCCATACCCTCGACGAATTAAATCCACAGAAATCCAAACACCAAGGTGTAAGGAAAGCAAAATGGCATTTGGGAATTAGAAGTCAAAGTCGGCCAAATGATATCATGGCAGAAGTTTGTAGAGCAATTAAACAACTGGATTATGAATGGAAG GTTGTAAACCCGTATTATTTGCGTGTTCGGAGGAAGAATCCTGTGACAAGTACATACTCCAAAATGAGTCTGCAGTTATACCAAGTGGATAGTAGAACATATTTATTGGATTTCCGAAGTATTGATG atGAAATTACTGAAGCCAAATCAGGGACTGCTACTCCACAGAGATCGGGCTCAGTTAGCAACTATCGAGCGTGCCAAAGGAATGATTCAGATGCTGAGGCTCAAGGAAAATCCTCAGAAGCTTCTCTTACCTCATCTGTAACCTCACTTGACTCTTCTCCTGTTGAATTAACTCCAAGACCTGGAAGTCACACAATAGAATTTTTTGAGATGTGCGCGAATCTAATTAAAATTCTTGCACAGTAA
- the PRKAA1 gene encoding 5'-AMP-activated protein kinase catalytic subunit alpha-1 isoform X1, whose amino-acid sequence MRRLSSWRKMATAEKQKHDGRVKIGHYILGDTLGVGTFGKVKVGKHELTGHKVAVKILNRQKIRSLDVVGKIRREIQNLKLFRHPHIIKLYQVISTPSDIFMVMEYVSGGELFDYICKNGRLDEKESRRLFQQILSGVDYCHRHMVVHRDLKPENVLLDAHMNAKIADFGLSNMMSDGEFLRTSCGSPNYAAPEVISGRLYAGPEVDIWSSGVILYALLCGTLPFDDDHVPTLFKKICDGIFYTPQYLNPSVISLLKHMLQVDPMKRATIKDIREHEWFKQDLPKYLFPEDPSYSSTMIDDEALKEVCEKFECSEEEVLSCLYNRNHQDPLAVAYHLIIDNRRIMNEAKDFYLATSPPDSFLDDHHLTRPHPERVPFLVAETPRARHTLDELNPQKSKHQGVRKAKWHLGIRSQSRPNDIMAEVCRAIKQLDYEWKVVNPYYLRVRRKNPVTSTYSKMSLQLYQVDSRTYLLDFRSIDDEITEAKSGTATPQRSGSVSNYRACQRNDSDAEAQGKSSEASLTSSVTSLDSSPVELTPRPGSHTIEFFEMCANLIKILAQ is encoded by the exons ATGCGCAGACTCAGTTCCTGGAGAAAGATGGCGACAGCCGAGAAGCAGAAACACGACGGGCGGGTGAAGATCGGTCACTACATCCTGGGGGACACGCTGGGGGTCGGGACCTTCGGCAAAGTGAAGG TTGGCAAACATGAATTGACTGGGCATAAAGTTGCTGTGAAGATACTGAATCGGCAGAAGATTCGAAGCCTTGATGTAGTAGGAAAAATCCGCAGAGAAATTCAGAACCTCAAGCTTTTCAGGCATCCTCATATAATTAAACT GTACCAGGTCATCAGTACACCATCTGATATTTTCATGGTGATGGAATATGTCTCAGGAGGAGAGCTATTTGATTATATCTGTAAAAATGGAAGG CTGGATGAAAAAGAAAGTCGACGACTGTTTCAACAAATCCTTTCTGGTGTGGATTACTGTCACAGGCATATGGTGGTCCACAGAGATTTGAAACCTGAAAACGTCCTGCTTGATGCACACATGAATGCAAAGATAGCTGATTTTG GTCTTTCAAACATGATGTCAGATGGTGAATTTTTAAGAACAAGTTGTGGCTCACCCAACTATGCTGCACCAGAAGTAATTTCAGGAAG ATTGTATGCTGGTCCAGAGGTGGATATATGGAGCAGTGGGGTTATCCTCTACGCTTTATTATGTGGAACCCTTCCATTTGATGATGATCATGTGCCAACTCTTTTTAAGAAGATATGTGACGGGATCTTTTATACCCCTCAGTATTTAAATCCTTCTGTGATTAGCCTTTTGAAACATATGCTGCAGGTGGATCCCATGAAGAGAGCCACAATCAAAGATATCAG GGAACATGAATGGTTTAAACAGGACCTTCCAAAATATCTCTTTCCTGAGGATCCATCGTATAGCTCAACCATGATTGATGATGAAGCCTTAAAAGAAGTATGTGAAAAATTTGAGTGCTCAGAAGAGGAGGTTCTCAGCTGCCTTTATAACAGAAATCACCAGGACCCTTTGGCAGTTGCCTACCACCTCATAATAGATAACAGGAGGATAATGAATGAGGCCAAAGATTTTTACTTGGCAACaagcccaccagattcctttCTTGACGATCACCACTTGACCCGGCCCCATCCTGAAAGAGTACCATTCTTGGTTGCTGAAACTCCCAGGGCGCGCCATACCCTCGACGAATTAAATCCACAGAAATCCAAACACCAAGGTGTAAGGAAAGCAAAATGGCATTTGGGAATTAGAAGTCAAAGTCGGCCAAATGATATCATGGCAGAAGTTTGTAGAGCAATTAAACAACTGGATTATGAATGGAAG GTTGTAAACCCGTATTATTTGCGTGTTCGGAGGAAGAATCCTGTGACAAGTACATACTCCAAAATGAGTCTGCAGTTATACCAAGTGGATAGTAGAACATATTTATTGGATTTCCGAAGTATTGATG atGAAATTACTGAAGCCAAATCAGGGACTGCTACTCCACAGAGATCGGGCTCAGTTAGCAACTATCGAGCGTGCCAAAGGAATGATTCAGATGCTGAGGCTCAAGGAAAATCCTCAGAAGCTTCTCTTACCTCATCTGTAACCTCACTTGACTCTTCTCCTGTTGAATTAACTCCAAGACCTGGAAGTCACACAATAGAATTTTTTGAGATGTGCGCGAATCTAATTAAAATTCTTGCACAGTAA
- the PRKAA1 gene encoding 5'-AMP-activated protein kinase catalytic subunit alpha-1 isoform X2, whose product MVMEYVSGGELFDYICKNGRLDEKESRRLFQQILSGVDYCHRHMVVHRDLKPENVLLDAHMNAKIADFGLSNMMSDGEFLRTSCGSPNYAAPEVISGRLYAGPEVDIWSSGVILYALLCGTLPFDDDHVPTLFKKICDGIFYTPQYLNPSVISLLKHMLQVDPMKRATIKDIREHEWFKQDLPKYLFPEDPSYSSTMIDDEALKEVCEKFECSEEEVLSCLYNRNHQDPLAVAYHLIIDNRRIMNEAKDFYLATSPPDSFLDDHHLTRPHPERVPFLVAETPRARHTLDELNPQKSKHQGVRKAKWHLGIRSQSRPNDIMAEVCRAIKQLDYEWKVVNPYYLRVRRKNPVTSTYSKMSLQLYQVDSRTYLLDFRSIDDEITEAKSGTATPQRSGSVSNYRACQRNDSDAEAQGKSSEASLTSSVTSLDSSPVELTPRPGSHTIEFFEMCANLIKILAQ is encoded by the exons ATGGTGATGGAATATGTCTCAGGAGGAGAGCTATTTGATTATATCTGTAAAAATGGAAGG CTGGATGAAAAAGAAAGTCGACGACTGTTTCAACAAATCCTTTCTGGTGTGGATTACTGTCACAGGCATATGGTGGTCCACAGAGATTTGAAACCTGAAAACGTCCTGCTTGATGCACACATGAATGCAAAGATAGCTGATTTTG GTCTTTCAAACATGATGTCAGATGGTGAATTTTTAAGAACAAGTTGTGGCTCACCCAACTATGCTGCACCAGAAGTAATTTCAGGAAG ATTGTATGCTGGTCCAGAGGTGGATATATGGAGCAGTGGGGTTATCCTCTACGCTTTATTATGTGGAACCCTTCCATTTGATGATGATCATGTGCCAACTCTTTTTAAGAAGATATGTGACGGGATCTTTTATACCCCTCAGTATTTAAATCCTTCTGTGATTAGCCTTTTGAAACATATGCTGCAGGTGGATCCCATGAAGAGAGCCACAATCAAAGATATCAG GGAACATGAATGGTTTAAACAGGACCTTCCAAAATATCTCTTTCCTGAGGATCCATCGTATAGCTCAACCATGATTGATGATGAAGCCTTAAAAGAAGTATGTGAAAAATTTGAGTGCTCAGAAGAGGAGGTTCTCAGCTGCCTTTATAACAGAAATCACCAGGACCCTTTGGCAGTTGCCTACCACCTCATAATAGATAACAGGAGGATAATGAATGAGGCCAAAGATTTTTACTTGGCAACaagcccaccagattcctttCTTGACGATCACCACTTGACCCGGCCCCATCCTGAAAGAGTACCATTCTTGGTTGCTGAAACTCCCAGGGCGCGCCATACCCTCGACGAATTAAATCCACAGAAATCCAAACACCAAGGTGTAAGGAAAGCAAAATGGCATTTGGGAATTAGAAGTCAAAGTCGGCCAAATGATATCATGGCAGAAGTTTGTAGAGCAATTAAACAACTGGATTATGAATGGAAG GTTGTAAACCCGTATTATTTGCGTGTTCGGAGGAAGAATCCTGTGACAAGTACATACTCCAAAATGAGTCTGCAGTTATACCAAGTGGATAGTAGAACATATTTATTGGATTTCCGAAGTATTGATG atGAAATTACTGAAGCCAAATCAGGGACTGCTACTCCACAGAGATCGGGCTCAGTTAGCAACTATCGAGCGTGCCAAAGGAATGATTCAGATGCTGAGGCTCAAGGAAAATCCTCAGAAGCTTCTCTTACCTCATCTGTAACCTCACTTGACTCTTCTCCTGTTGAATTAACTCCAAGACCTGGAAGTCACACAATAGAATTTTTTGAGATGTGCGCGAATCTAATTAAAATTCTTGCACAGTAA